From one Chryseobacterium sp. 3008163 genomic stretch:
- the tuf gene encoding elongation factor Tu, with product MAKETFNRNKPHLNIGTIGHVDHGKTTLTAAISAVLASKGLAEKKDFSAIDSAPEEKERGITINTAHIEYETEKRHYAHVDCPGHADYVKNMVTGAAQMDGAIVVCAATDGPMPQTREHILLCRQVNVPRIVVFMNKVDMVDDAELLELVEMELRDLLSTYDFDGDNSPVIQGSALGALTAATAEGGAKTDDQWFKSVEQLMDAVDEWIEQPPRDTDKPFLMPIEDVFSITGRGTVATGRIEAGIINTGDPVDIIGMGEEKLTSTITGVEMFRKILDRGEAGDNVGLLLRGIEKTDIKRGMVIAKKDSVKPHKKFKASVYILSKEEGGRHTPFHNKYRPQFYVRTTDVTGEIFLPEGVEMVMPGDNLEITVELLQPIALNVGLRFAIREGGRTVGSGQVTEILD from the coding sequence ATGGCAAAGGAAACGTTTAATCGTAACAAACCACACTTGAACATTGGTACTATTGGTCACGTTGACCATGGTAAAACTACACTTACTGCAGCTATTTCTGCTGTATTGGCTAGCAAAGGTCTTGCTGAGAAAAAAGATTTCTCTGCTATTGACTCTGCTCCAGAAGAAAAAGAAAGAGGTATTACTATCAATACTGCTCACATCGAATACGAAACTGAAAAAAGACATTACGCTCACGTTGACTGTCCAGGTCACGCGGATTACGTAAAGAACATGGTAACTGGTGCTGCTCAGATGGATGGTGCTATCGTTGTATGTGCTGCTACAGACGGACCAATGCCTCAAACTAGAGAGCATATCCTTCTATGTCGTCAGGTAAACGTACCTAGAATCGTTGTTTTCATGAACAAAGTTGACATGGTAGATGATGCTGAGTTATTAGAGCTTGTTGAAATGGAATTGAGAGACTTATTGTCTACTTACGATTTCGACGGAGATAACTCTCCAGTAATTCAAGGTTCTGCACTTGGTGCTCTTACTGCTGCTACTGCAGAAGGAGGTGCTAAGACTGATGATCAATGGTTTAAATCTGTTGAGCAATTAATGGATGCTGTTGACGAATGGATCGAGCAACCACCAAGAGATACTGATAAGCCATTCTTGATGCCAATCGAAGACGTATTCTCTATTACAGGTAGAGGTACTGTTGCAACTGGTAGAATCGAAGCTGGTATTATCAACACAGGAGATCCTGTAGATATCATTGGTATGGGTGAAGAGAAATTAACTTCTACTATTACAGGAGTTGAGATGTTCAGAAAGATCCTAGATAGAGGTGAAGCTGGAGATAACGTAGGTCTATTGTTGAGAGGTATTGAAAAAACTGACATCAAGAGAGGTATGGTTATCGCTAAGAAAGATTCTGTGAAGCCTCACAAGAAATTCAAAGCTTCAGTTTATATCCTTTCTAAAGAAGAAGGTGGACGTCACACTCCATTCCACAACAAATATCGTCCTCAGTTCTACGTAAGAACTACTGACGTTACAGGTGAAATCTTCTTACCAGAAGGTGTAGAAATGGTAATGCCTGGTGATAACTTAGAGATCACTGTAGAATTGTTACAGCCAATCGCTCTTAACGTAGGTCTTAGATTTGCAATCAGAGAAGGAGGTAGAACAGTTGGTTCAGGTCAGGTTACTGAAATCTTAGACTAA
- the secE gene encoding preprotein translocase subunit SecE — protein MSLVEFLKGSYHEFRHKVEWPKWSDLQSSTIVVTVATVILALFTFGVDELFSKSISNIIGILINTFN, from the coding sequence ATGAGCTTAGTAGAATTTTTAAAAGGTTCTTATCACGAATTTAGACACAAAGTAGAGTGGCCAAAGTGGTCTGACTTACAGTCTTCAACTATTGTTGTTACTGTAGCAACTGTTATTTTGGCATTGTTTACCTTTGGCGTTGATGAATTGTTTTCAAAATCAATCAGCAACATCATCGGAATACTAATCAATACCTTCAACTAA
- the nusG gene encoding transcription termination/antitermination protein NusG — translation MSELKWYVLKAISGQENKVKNYIETEIKRLGFEQYVTQVVIPMEKVIQLRNGKKVPKERPYYPGYLMVEAELMGEIPHVIKNIPGVISFLSLTKGGDPVPMRKSEVNRMLGRMDELSEFASDAEIPFIVGENVKVIDGPFNGFNGTVEKILEDKKKVEVSVLIFGRKTPMELSFSQVEKV, via the coding sequence ATGAGCGAATTGAAATGGTATGTGCTGAAAGCGATCAGCGGACAGGAAAATAAAGTGAAAAACTATATTGAGACAGAAATCAAGCGTTTAGGCTTTGAGCAGTATGTTACTCAGGTAGTGATTCCTATGGAAAAGGTTATTCAGCTTAGAAATGGGAAGAAAGTGCCAAAAGAGAGACCATACTATCCTGGTTATCTGATGGTAGAAGCAGAGTTGATGGGAGAGATTCCTCACGTGATCAAAAACATTCCTGGTGTGATTTCTTTCTTGAGTTTAACCAAAGGTGGAGATCCTGTTCCGATGAGAAAATCTGAGGTCAACAGAATGCTTGGCAGAATGGATGAACTTTCGGAATTTGCTTCAGATGCAGAAATTCCATTCATCGTTGGTGAAAACGTGAAAGTAATCGATGGACCATTCAATGGTTTCAACGGTACAGTAGAGAAAATCTTGGAAGACAAGAAAAAAGTAGAAGTTTCTGTTTTAATCTTCGGAAGAAAAACTCCAATGGAACTGAGCTTTTCACAAGTAGAAAAAGTATAA
- the rplK gene encoding 50S ribosomal protein L11: MAKKVFKMVKLQVKGGAANPSPPVGPALGSAGVNIMEFCKQFNGRTQDKPGQVLPVVITVYEDKSFEFVIKTPPAAIQLMDAAKIKGGSGEPNRNKVGAVSWAQVQKIAEDKMTDLNCFTLDSALSMVAGTARSMGLRVTGTKPTNA; the protein is encoded by the coding sequence ATGGCTAAAAAAGTCTTTAAAATGGTTAAGCTCCAAGTAAAAGGAGGAGCAGCAAACCCATCTCCACCAGTTGGTCCGGCATTAGGTTCTGCAGGTGTGAACATCATGGAGTTTTGTAAACAATTTAACGGAAGAACTCAGGATAAGCCAGGTCAAGTTTTACCTGTAGTAATTACAGTGTACGAAGACAAATCTTTTGAATTCGTTATTAAAACTCCACCTGCAGCAATTCAGTTAATGGATGCAGCTAAAATCAAAGGAGGATCCGGTGAACCAAACAGAAACAAAGTAGGTGCTGTATCTTGGGCGCAAGTTCAAAAAATCGCTGAAGATAAAATGACAGATCTTAACTGTTTTACTTTGGACTCAGCTCTTTCTATGGTTGCAGGTACTGCTAGATCTATGGGGTTAAGAGTAACAGGAACTAAACCAACTAACGCTTAA